One window of the Anaeromyxobacter dehalogenans 2CP-C genome contains the following:
- a CDS encoding RIO1 family regulatory kinase/ATPase has product MHDPLAPLLADGVVEAVGARLKTGKEAEVWLVQAGGEVVAAKVYKARQTRTFRNDAAYREGRRVRDSRTQRAMDRGSRFGQAAAEEAWKAREADALHALHAAGVRVPRPVLFYEGVLLMELVVGPDGHPAPRLVDAHVPRERAAALYADLRAQAVRMLCCDLIHGDLSPYNVLLGHDGPVVIDFPQVVGAAHNGQAEAFFRRDLENLRRFFAALDPALEAAAGDAREIWRAYVRRELTPDFVPSGRAPEPAPRAPAHPSGAGGRRGQPPRPHAAPAHAAPTPAHAAAPRAAPARDDAPQRRGPGNRRGSGPGDRGGRPADRGGRPPDRGGRPPERGGRPADRREHGGERGGERRRGGPVPGPEVIRVERLPLAGPRDRPGHAQPPRPASAAPSQHGRAPGSRPPGPRRHPRR; this is encoded by the coding sequence ATGCACGATCCCCTCGCACCGCTCCTCGCCGACGGCGTGGTCGAAGCCGTCGGCGCGCGCCTGAAGACCGGCAAGGAGGCCGAGGTCTGGCTGGTCCAGGCCGGCGGCGAGGTGGTCGCGGCCAAGGTCTACAAGGCCCGCCAGACGCGCACGTTCCGCAACGACGCGGCCTACCGCGAGGGCCGGCGCGTCCGCGACAGCCGCACGCAGCGCGCCATGGATCGCGGGAGCCGCTTCGGGCAGGCGGCCGCGGAGGAGGCCTGGAAGGCGCGCGAGGCCGACGCGCTGCACGCGCTCCACGCCGCGGGCGTGCGGGTCCCGCGCCCGGTGCTGTTCTACGAGGGCGTGCTGCTCATGGAGCTCGTGGTCGGCCCGGACGGCCACCCGGCGCCGCGCCTGGTGGACGCGCACGTGCCGCGCGAGCGCGCCGCCGCGCTCTACGCCGACCTGCGCGCCCAGGCGGTGCGCATGCTCTGCTGCGACCTCATCCACGGCGACCTGTCGCCCTACAACGTGCTGCTCGGGCACGACGGGCCCGTGGTCATCGACTTCCCGCAGGTGGTCGGCGCCGCGCACAACGGGCAGGCGGAGGCGTTCTTCCGGCGCGACCTCGAGAACCTGCGCCGCTTCTTCGCCGCGCTCGACCCCGCGCTCGAGGCCGCCGCGGGCGACGCGCGGGAGATCTGGCGCGCCTACGTCCGGCGCGAGCTGACCCCCGACTTCGTCCCGTCCGGCCGCGCCCCGGAGCCCGCGCCCCGCGCGCCCGCACACCCGTCCGGCGCGGGTGGACGTCGCGGCCAGCCCCCGCGGCCGCACGCCGCGCCTGCGCACGCGGCACCGACGCCCGCGCACGCGGCCGCCCCGCGCGCCGCGCCCGCTCGCGACGACGCGCCGCAGCGGCGCGGGCCCGGGAACCGGCGCGGGTCCGGCCCCGGCGACCGGGGTGGCCGTCCCGCCGATCGCGGCGGCCGTCCGCCGGATCGCGGCGGCCGCCCTCCGGAGCGCGGCGGCCGTCCCGCGGATCGCCGCGAGCACGGCGGCGAACGCGGCGGCGAACGGCGCCGCGGCGGGCCCGTTCCCGGCCCCGAGGTGATCCGCGTCGAGCGCCTCCCGCTCGCCGGCCCCCGCGACCGGCCCGGGCACGCGCAGCCGCCGCGCCCGGCGTCCGCGGCGCCCTCCCAGCACGGTCGCGCACCGGGGTCCCGTCCCCCGGGTCCGCGGCGCCATCCCCGGCGCTGA